One stretch of Geoalkalibacter ferrihydriticus DSM 17813 DNA includes these proteins:
- the thiL gene encoding thiamine-phosphate kinase: MNLDDIGEFGFIARIRKRAGSCADLVLGIGDDCAVSRLKPGELLLTSTDLLIEDVHFRRAWSDLKTLGRKSVSVNVSDVAAMGGRPFSLYLGLGIPAGWTLEELDAFADGVVEACAAYGAVLAGGDTCRSPGPLFISVTVEGRVPEGELVSRAGARPGDLLWVSGSLGDSALALRELLAGRRPDVQSAARHHDPCARVALGRALAAQGLATSMIDVSDGLLADLGHLLDSSAVGARVARAALPVSSFFRAALREDPSLMDLALSGGEDYELLFTSPPEQAAAVSALVANGVAVTQIGHILPQDDGLQLVDAQGNPCPLPRSGFDHFG; this comes from the coding sequence ATGAACCTGGACGACATCGGCGAATTCGGCTTCATCGCCCGTATCCGCAAGCGCGCCGGATCCTGCGCCGATCTGGTGCTGGGGATCGGCGATGATTGCGCCGTGAGCCGCCTGAAACCCGGCGAGCTGTTGCTCACCAGCACCGATCTGCTAATCGAAGACGTGCACTTTCGCCGGGCCTGGAGTGATCTGAAAACTCTGGGGCGCAAGAGCGTGAGCGTCAACGTCAGCGACGTCGCCGCCATGGGCGGGCGTCCTTTCAGCCTGTATCTGGGATTGGGTATCCCCGCAGGGTGGACCCTGGAGGAGTTGGATGCTTTTGCCGACGGGGTGGTGGAAGCCTGCGCCGCCTACGGCGCGGTGCTGGCCGGCGGCGATACCTGCCGCTCGCCGGGGCCTTTGTTCATCAGTGTCACCGTGGAGGGCCGCGTCCCCGAGGGCGAACTGGTCTCGCGCGCCGGCGCGCGTCCCGGCGACCTGCTTTGGGTTTCGGGCAGTCTCGGCGACAGCGCCCTGGCCCTGCGCGAATTGCTCGCCGGGCGGCGTCCCGATGTGCAGTCCGCGGCGCGCCACCACGATCCCTGTGCCCGCGTGGCCCTGGGGCGCGCTCTTGCCGCACAGGGATTGGCGACGTCCATGATCGATGTCTCCGACGGTCTCTTGGCGGATCTGGGTCATCTTCTTGACAGTTCTGCGGTCGGCGCCCGGGTCGCGCGCGCTGCCCTGCCCGTGAGCTCCTTTTTCCGTGCCGCCCTGAGGGAAGATCCTTCCTTGATGGACCTGGCTTTGTCCGGCGGCGAAGATTACGAACTGCTCTTCACCTCACCTCCTGAACAGGCCGCTGCGGTCTCCGCCCTCGTCGCCAATGGTGTAGCGGTGACACAAATCGGCCACATCCTCCCGCAAGACGACGGACTGCAGCTCGTCGATGCCCAGGGCAATCCCTGTCCGCTGCCCCGCAGCGGTTTCGATCATTTTGGGTGA
- a CDS encoding CheR family methyltransferase, with amino-acid sequence MSLLFENPGGSRSASHFLGEDVNAATFEEVRQILLHRRGFDLGMYKDGCIRRRIAARVRARGFQEPQHYLELLVRNEAEVDALVAALSIQVSQFFRNPSTFELLHQQVLPDLFRRIRRQGRRELRAWSLGCAGGEEPYSLAILLDQLVPPRMKFSIRACDIAPEVLARAREGLYEPSRVGRTPLDWREKYFSAEKGRLRLQERIRSLVSFEEHNILGDASLGEADLVLCRNVLIYFSRNEQERVLQSLAKILPQDGVLVLGRAETLIGDSRTLFSIFNPAERIFLRRGEAESTLSQLQGAW; translated from the coding sequence ATGAGTCTATTATTTGAAAATCCCGGGGGGTCGCGTTCTGCTTCGCATTTTCTCGGCGAAGATGTGAACGCGGCGACCTTTGAAGAGGTGCGCCAGATTCTTCTGCATCGGCGCGGTTTTGATCTGGGCATGTACAAGGACGGCTGCATTCGTCGCCGCATCGCGGCACGGGTGCGTGCACGTGGCTTCCAGGAGCCGCAGCACTATCTTGAGTTGCTGGTGCGCAATGAGGCCGAGGTCGATGCCCTGGTCGCGGCGCTGAGCATTCAGGTTTCGCAGTTCTTCCGCAATCCCAGCACTTTCGAACTGCTCCATCAGCAGGTGCTGCCTGATCTGTTTCGCCGTATTCGCCGCCAGGGGCGACGCGAGTTGCGGGCCTGGAGCCTGGGCTGCGCAGGCGGCGAGGAACCCTATTCCCTGGCGATTCTGCTTGATCAGCTGGTGCCGCCGCGCATGAAGTTCAGTATTCGCGCCTGCGACATCGCCCCTGAGGTTCTGGCGCGGGCGCGTGAAGGTCTGTACGAGCCGTCGCGCGTCGGCAGGACGCCTCTTGATTGGCGGGAGAAGTATTTCAGCGCCGAAAAAGGACGCCTGCGTCTGCAGGAGCGCATCCGCTCGCTGGTGAGCTTTGAGGAGCACAACATTCTCGGCGACGCGAGCCTGGGGGAAGCGGACCTGGTTCTGTGCCGCAATGTCCTGATTTATTTTTCCCGCAACGAACAGGAGCGGGTTCTGCAAAGCCTGGCCAAAATTCTGCCGCAGGACGGGGTGCTGGTTCTGGGCCGGGCTGAAACCCTTATCGGCGATAGCCGCACCCTGTTTTCAATTTTTAATCCGGCCGAGCGGATATTTCTGCGCCGCGGCGAGGCTGAAAGCACTTTGAGTCAATTGCAAGGAGCCTGGTAA
- a CDS encoding methyl-accepting chemotaxis protein — translation MRIEIANKFIMGFIIVVGAIVALEYLVPVLGVPAEWQRLTSTAGALTLGLALGWAFSRAFTTNIGVITTAAERISEGDLSRPVQLRRHFFPDETQDFAGALNRVSQSLQDLVGRIRTSALQVSDSAQGLSASSQQMSATAHQVAGTTEQISRGAETQAEMVEKATQVIREMAASIEEVAATAQKVAAAANDTSLTAQHGGEMSRSALGHMQQVLSEVAHNGDQILGFSALVQKIGNITEVITGIAEKTNLLALNATIEAARAGEYGRGFAVVAEEVSKLADSTGASAKEISDLIATIREEGARVQASMRQSIERIDAGQKAIGTTGNAFGEIIETAVNSQTKANGIAEMAGRQTEGARNMVQIIEEIAKVAEDNAASTEEVSAATQEQSASMEEMAHAAQDLSALSEELIALVSRFRLGDEAARKV, via the coding sequence ATGCGCATCGAAATTGCCAACAAGTTCATCATGGGCTTTATCATCGTGGTCGGCGCCATCGTCGCTCTGGAATATCTGGTCCCGGTCCTGGGAGTGCCCGCCGAATGGCAGCGACTCACCTCGACGGCTGGTGCCCTGACCCTCGGGTTGGCTCTGGGCTGGGCTTTTTCACGGGCGTTCACGACCAACATCGGTGTGATCACTACCGCAGCGGAACGCATCAGCGAGGGTGATCTGAGCCGCCCGGTGCAACTGCGGCGTCATTTCTTTCCCGATGAAACCCAGGACTTTGCCGGCGCCCTCAACCGGGTGAGCCAGAGCCTGCAGGATCTGGTCGGACGTATTCGGACTTCGGCCCTGCAGGTGTCCGATTCGGCGCAGGGCCTTTCGGCCTCATCCCAGCAGATGAGCGCCACGGCGCACCAGGTGGCGGGAACCACGGAGCAAATCAGCCGTGGGGCGGAAACTCAGGCGGAAATGGTGGAAAAAGCGACCCAGGTGATTCGCGAAATGGCCGCCTCCATCGAGGAGGTGGCGGCCACGGCGCAGAAGGTCGCGGCGGCGGCCAACGATACCTCTCTGACCGCGCAGCACGGCGGCGAGATGAGTCGCAGCGCCCTCGGCCACATGCAGCAGGTGTTGAGCGAAGTGGCGCACAATGGTGATCAGATTCTGGGATTCAGCGCCCTGGTGCAGAAAATCGGCAATATTACCGAGGTGATCACCGGCATCGCCGAGAAGACCAACCTTCTGGCTCTCAACGCCACCATCGAGGCGGCGCGCGCCGGTGAGTACGGACGGGGTTTTGCCGTGGTCGCCGAGGAGGTGAGCAAGCTCGCCGATTCCACCGGCGCTTCGGCCAAGGAAATCAGCGACCTCATCGCCACCATTCGCGAGGAAGGGGCGCGGGTCCAGGCGTCCATGCGGCAGAGCATCGAACGCATCGACGCGGGGCAGAAAGCGATCGGCACCACGGGCAACGCCTTTGGGGAAATCATCGAGACCGCCGTCAACAGCCAGACCAAGGCCAACGGCATCGCCGAAATGGCCGGTCGCCAGACCGAGGGCGCGCGCAACATGGTGCAGATCATCGAGGAGATCGCCAAGGTCGCCGAAGACAATGCCGCCTCCACCGAGGAGGTTTCGGCAGCCACCCAAGAGCAGTCGGCTTCCATGGAGGAAATGGCGCACGCGGCGCAGGATCTTTCTGCTCTGTCCGAGGAGCTGATCGCCCTGGTCAGCCGTTTCCGCCTCGGTGACGAGGCCGCGCGGAAGGTCTGA
- a CDS encoding chemotaxis protein CheW, producing the protein MGQILIFGLAGELYGLEIRCVQEVVVASRLHPVPRAPAALLGAINFHGSVVPVLDLGAWLGFPGSARDPRVIVLADAQARLALAVDHIRRIVSPAADEIFSCADAEAAEYCIQAVFHWDGAVVNLLDVARLTASLESLAVG; encoded by the coding sequence ATGGGACAGATTCTGATTTTCGGCCTCGCCGGCGAACTCTACGGTCTTGAAATCCGCTGTGTTCAGGAAGTGGTTGTCGCCTCGCGCCTTCATCCTGTCCCGCGAGCTCCGGCAGCGCTGCTGGGTGCCATCAACTTTCACGGCAGCGTGGTGCCGGTTCTTGATCTGGGTGCCTGGTTGGGCTTTCCCGGCTCTGCGCGCGATCCGCGTGTGATTGTGCTCGCTGACGCCCAGGCGCGACTGGCGCTGGCGGTGGACCACATTCGCCGCATCGTCTCACCAGCGGCGGATGAAATTTTTTCCTGCGCCGATGCCGAGGCTGCGGAATACTGCATTCAAGCGGTTTTTCATTGGGATGGCGCGGTGGTCAACCTTCTTGACGTCGCTCGTTTGACGGCAAGCCTGGAAAGTCTGGCCGTCGGCTGA
- a CDS encoding response regulator, producing the protein MSLKILIVDDALFMRNLLRGVLEGGGHQVVGEAGDGAAAVQSYRDLRPDLVMMDIVMPDKTGIQALREIMAEDPAARVVICSALGQDALVMEAVQGGARDFIVKPFKDAQVLEVVARVAMGG; encoded by the coding sequence ATGTCCTTGAAAATTTTGATTGTCGATGATGCTTTGTTCATGCGCAACCTGCTGCGCGGGGTTCTCGAAGGTGGCGGTCATCAGGTGGTCGGCGAGGCGGGGGACGGCGCCGCGGCGGTGCAGAGCTATCGTGATCTGCGTCCCGATCTGGTCATGATGGATATCGTCATGCCCGATAAGACCGGCATCCAGGCCTTGCGCGAAATCATGGCCGAAGATCCTGCCGCGCGCGTGGTCATTTGCAGTGCCCTCGGCCAGGACGCATTGGTTATGGAGGCGGTTCAGGGCGGCGCGCGCGATTTTATCGTCAAGCCATTTAAGGATGCCCAGGTGCTGGAGGTGGTCGCGCGGGTCGCGATGGGCGGATAA
- a CDS encoding chemotaxis protein CheA, whose amino-acid sequence MDMSRYRTLFFSEAREHLSAMGRLLVALEKNGEDPESIDALFREAHSVKGMAAAMGFERTAELSHVLEDMLDSLRQVGRLPADGVDRLLAGVDLLEGLVADLEAQRPERDISAFLKGNSRSDEPPPVAILPTPSTAEEVPLRDWLIHLELAPGTAAPAARLLLIYNRIAGLGRIASSTPDAEALRGGRGGSALKLQLRSRHEGPELEELLGRLGDFALLRVQRPRPQARPPAQRQEEQGRTVRVRTELLDQFINLAGEMITGRHRLQAAHRGRDWQDLGNGIDGMARLVTDLHHHVLKVRMMPLGSITGHLPRLVRDLARKNGKDVAFSISGDDLELDRAILEELTDPLMHMLRNAVDHGIEKSGRVEVRAAREKDMALIEVIDDGRGMDPEALRNKAVSAGLLSASQARALRDADALQLVCRPGFSTAAAVTSISGRGVGMDVVKNKVETLGGSLEISSRLGAGTRMALRLPLSVAIIQVLLVECDGCSLGIPLTRVVRLLNLTRAQIQSSGRRLVTRLDDEMLPLLSLRKILHRPAGTPGKTLPVVVAEVHGRRIGLVVDGLAGQRQVFVKALAFPLNRMTGVTGASILGDGRLLFIIDPQLLLQEQPSPNESPVGVSL is encoded by the coding sequence ATGGATATGTCCCGCTACCGAACCCTGTTTTTTTCCGAAGCTCGCGAGCATCTGTCCGCCATGGGGCGGTTGCTGGTGGCTCTGGAGAAAAACGGCGAAGATCCTGAGAGCATTGATGCGCTGTTCCGCGAAGCCCACTCGGTCAAGGGCATGGCGGCGGCCATGGGTTTTGAGCGCACCGCGGAACTCTCTCACGTCCTGGAGGATATGCTCGACTCTTTGCGTCAAGTCGGGCGACTGCCGGCCGATGGCGTCGATCGGCTGCTGGCTGGAGTGGATCTTCTCGAAGGGCTGGTCGCGGATCTGGAAGCCCAACGTCCGGAGCGCGACATCAGCGCTTTTCTTAAAGGGAATAGCAGGTCCGACGAGCCGCCGCCGGTCGCGATCCTGCCCACCCCCTCAACGGCCGAAGAGGTGCCCCTGCGTGATTGGCTGATTCATCTCGAGCTGGCGCCCGGCACGGCGGCCCCGGCCGCGCGGCTCCTGCTGATTTACAACCGCATTGCGGGATTGGGACGAATTGCATCCAGTACCCCCGATGCCGAGGCACTGCGCGGCGGACGGGGTGGCTCTGCCCTGAAATTGCAACTGCGCAGCAGGCATGAAGGCCCGGAACTCGAAGAATTGCTGGGCCGCTTGGGTGATTTTGCCCTTCTGCGGGTACAGCGGCCCCGGCCGCAGGCACGCCCCCCTGCTCAACGGCAGGAGGAGCAGGGCCGCACGGTGCGGGTGCGCACCGAGCTGCTCGATCAGTTCATCAATCTGGCCGGAGAAATGATTACCGGTCGGCACCGCTTGCAGGCGGCGCATCGCGGCCGCGATTGGCAGGATCTGGGTAACGGCATCGACGGCATGGCACGCCTGGTGACCGATCTGCACCACCATGTGCTCAAGGTGCGCATGATGCCTCTGGGTAGTATTACCGGCCACCTGCCGCGCCTGGTGCGTGACCTGGCGCGTAAGAACGGCAAAGATGTTGCGTTTTCCATCAGCGGCGATGACCTTGAGCTGGATCGGGCGATTCTTGAGGAACTGACCGATCCGCTCATGCATATGCTGCGCAACGCCGTCGATCACGGCATTGAAAAGAGCGGACGGGTCGAGGTGCGGGCTGCCCGCGAGAAAGACATGGCACTCATCGAAGTCATCGACGATGGTCGCGGCATGGATCCCGAAGCCCTGCGCAACAAGGCGGTGAGCGCCGGGCTGCTGAGCGCTTCTCAGGCGCGCGCCTTGCGTGATGCCGATGCTTTGCAACTGGTCTGCCGTCCAGGCTTTTCCACCGCGGCGGCGGTGACGTCCATCTCCGGGCGCGGGGTGGGAATGGATGTGGTGAAAAATAAAGTGGAGACGCTCGGCGGCAGTCTGGAAATTTCGTCGCGCTTGGGAGCCGGTACCCGCATGGCCCTTCGTCTGCCCTTGTCGGTGGCCATTATCCAGGTTCTTCTGGTAGAATGCGACGGCTGCAGCTTGGGGATTCCCCTGACCCGGGTGGTGCGTCTGCTCAACCTGACGCGCGCACAGATTCAATCAAGCGGGCGCAGACTGGTGACGCGTCTTGACGATGAGATGCTGCCGCTGCTCTCGCTGCGCAAAATTCTGCACCGCCCGGCGGGAACTCCCGGCAAAACCCTGCCGGTCGTGGTGGCCGAGGTGCACGGTCGGCGCATCGGGTTGGTGGTCGACGGGCTGGCCGGCCAGCGTCAGGTCTTCGTCAAGGCGCTGGCTTTTCCCCTCAACCGGATGACCGGTGTTACGGGCGCCAGCATCCTCGGTGACGGGCGACTGCTGTTTATTATCGACCCGCAACTGTTGCTGCAAGAGCAGCCTTCGCCGAACGAGAGCCCGGTGGGAGTTTCCTTATGA
- a CDS encoding chemotaxis protein CheC, giving the protein MTFDQLTSGQRDALKEISNIGMGHAADALSRLLRETIMLKVPRVSVTDLSQVPEVLGGSERVVAGVSLRMHGDAQGSILLVFPCVSALQLLEGLLGPREAADSLDALAVSALKEVGNILASAYLSALGGMLGLSLLPSVPALACDMAGAVVDHILIDLGREGDAALMLETEFHSLKNEGRLLKGHFFLLPDPDSLEILLRSLGEVS; this is encoded by the coding sequence ATGACTTTTGACCAGTTGACCAGCGGGCAGCGCGACGCCCTCAAGGAAATCAGCAATATCGGCATGGGCCATGCCGCCGATGCCCTTTCGCGGTTGCTGCGCGAGACGATCATGCTCAAGGTGCCGCGCGTCAGTGTTACGGATCTGTCCCAGGTGCCGGAGGTGTTAGGCGGCTCCGAGCGGGTGGTGGCGGGGGTCAGCCTGCGCATGCACGGCGATGCCCAGGGCAGCATTCTGCTGGTCTTTCCCTGTGTCAGCGCCCTGCAATTGCTCGAAGGACTGCTCGGACCGCGCGAGGCGGCTGATTCCCTTGACGCCCTGGCCGTCTCCGCCCTCAAAGAGGTCGGCAATATTCTGGCTTCGGCCTATCTCTCGGCCCTGGGCGGAATGCTCGGGCTGTCCCTGCTGCCCTCGGTGCCGGCGCTGGCCTGTGATATGGCGGGGGCCGTCGTCGATCACATCCTCATCGATCTCGGGCGCGAAGGAGATGCGGCGTTGATGCTGGAAACCGAATTCCACAGTCTCAAGAATGAAGGCCGGCTGCTCAAAGGCCATTTTTTTCTGCTGCCCGATCCTGACTCCCTGGAGATCCTGCTGCGTAGTTTGGGAGAAGTTTCATGA
- a CDS encoding chemotaxis protein CheD, with translation MSERQRVGISEMYVARAPATLVTYGLGSCLSITLYDPLTCCGGMAHTLLPTPRPGRSETRPGKFVATAVHSLVSELLALGAGRDRLQAKLVGGANMFENLVTPGGDLIGERNAQTARALLAALGIPLVAEDVGGNFGRTAELVLATGEVRVKSVRGENKLRIL, from the coding sequence ATGAGTGAACGCCAGCGCGTGGGAATTTCCGAAATGTATGTGGCCCGCGCGCCGGCAACCCTGGTGACCTACGGTCTGGGCTCCTGCCTGAGCATTACCCTCTACGATCCGCTGACCTGCTGCGGGGGCATGGCGCATACTCTGCTACCCACCCCGCGTCCCGGGCGCAGCGAGACGCGCCCCGGCAAGTTCGTGGCGACCGCCGTTCACAGCCTGGTGTCCGAGCTTCTTGCCCTGGGCGCCGGCCGCGACCGCTTGCAGGCCAAGCTGGTGGGGGGCGCCAATATGTTTGAAAACCTCGTGACGCCCGGCGGTGATCTCATCGGCGAGCGCAATGCGCAGACCGCTCGCGCATTGCTTGCCGCGCTCGGCATTCCCCTGGTGGCGGAAGATGTCGGCGGCAATTTTGGTCGAACCGCCGAATTGGTGCTGGCGACCGGCGAGGTGCGCGTCAAGTCGGTGCGCGGAGAAAACAAACTACGGATTCTGTAA
- a CDS encoding LolA family protein — protein MRKLGFFVLLCLLWPLTAGAAPRQAEVGLADVIQALESPFKPGGLDTGIADFEAEFFQESRIVSLDRAQRGRGQVWFKFDRTLGERVPQSKFRWEYRQPTEQEIVSDGRTLWVYLPENNQVIESDIEFALREQPDNPVTFLTGLGNLSRDFSIRWAAPNRDAAGNYVLELQPRRTSQLIARLLIVVDKNAVLQYDNNLRPELRGAQSTVFPILSSTVTDPNGNSTVIEFSAIRVNRGLSDSLFHFIRPADVEVVRPSGMPGF, from the coding sequence ATGCGCAAGCTGGGTTTTTTCGTTCTTCTGTGCCTGCTCTGGCCCCTGACCGCCGGTGCCGCGCCGCGCCAGGCCGAGGTCGGTCTGGCCGATGTGATTCAGGCCCTGGAGTCGCCTTTCAAGCCGGGCGGCCTCGATACCGGGATTGCTGATTTCGAGGCCGAATTCTTTCAGGAGTCGCGCATTGTTTCCCTCGATCGCGCACAGCGCGGGCGCGGGCAGGTGTGGTTCAAATTTGATCGCACCTTGGGAGAGCGCGTGCCCCAGTCCAAATTCCGCTGGGAATATCGTCAGCCCACCGAGCAGGAGATTGTGTCCGATGGCCGCACCCTGTGGGTCTATCTGCCGGAGAACAATCAGGTGATTGAGTCGGATATCGAGTTCGCCCTGCGCGAGCAACCCGACAATCCGGTGACCTTTCTCACCGGCCTGGGCAACCTGTCGCGCGATTTCTCCATCCGCTGGGCGGCGCCCAACCGCGATGCGGCCGGCAACTACGTGCTTGAGTTGCAACCGCGCCGCACCTCACAGCTCATCGCGCGCCTGCTGATTGTTGTCGATAAAAATGCCGTGCTGCAGTACGACAATAACCTGCGTCCCGAACTGCGCGGTGCGCAAAGCACGGTCTTCCCTATCCTTTCATCGACGGTGACCGATCCCAACGGCAATTCAACCGTCATTGAGTTCAGCGCCATCCGCGTCAACCGCGGTCTGTCCGACAGCCTCTTCCACTTCATCCGCCCGGCGGACGTGGAGGTGGTGCGCCCCAGCGGCATGCCGGGGTTTTAA
- a CDS encoding YajQ family cyclic di-GMP-binding protein, translating to MPSFDVVSKVDMQEVDNAVNQAVKEIEQRFDFKGSQNEVTLEKDAILIVAADDYKLQAIIDILKGKLVRRGLSPKCLDFGKKEPASNMAVRQRIAIVQGIPKEKGKDIVKLIKDTKLKVQAQIMEDQVRVTGKKIDDLQEVIQALKGADLDVELQYINMRS from the coding sequence ATGCCTAGTTTTGACGTTGTATCCAAAGTCGATATGCAGGAAGTGGACAACGCCGTCAACCAGGCGGTTAAAGAGATAGAGCAGCGCTTCGATTTCAAGGGCAGCCAGAATGAAGTAACGCTGGAAAAGGATGCCATCCTGATCGTTGCTGCCGACGACTACAAGCTGCAAGCGATCATCGATATTCTCAAGGGCAAGCTGGTGCGTCGCGGATTGTCGCCTAAGTGCCTGGATTTCGGCAAGAAGGAGCCCGCCTCCAACATGGCGGTACGCCAGCGTATCGCCATCGTGCAGGGGATTCCCAAGGAGAAGGGCAAGGATATCGTCAAACTCATCAAGGACACGAAGCTCAAGGTCCAGGCGCAGATCATGGAGGATCAGGTGCGCGTCACGGGCAAGAAGATCGACGATCTCCAGGAGGTCATCCAGGCCCTCAAGGGCGCTGATCTCGATGTCGAATTGCAGTATATCAACATGCGTTCTTAA
- the rimO gene encoding 30S ribosomal protein S12 methylthiotransferase RimO: MNKHKVSLVSLGCPKNLVDAEVMLGHLPPERYEIVTDEAAADIIIVNTCSFIQDAQEESVDTILEVADYKKTGRCRLLVVTGCLPQRYRDELDKELPEVDLFLGTGDAARLVGLLDEKLGGGHVRQAVGQPDFLYDHTTPRVQSSPFYSTYIKIADGCANHCSYCIIPKLRGTLRSRAMDSVVAEAERMVGQGVVEINLIAQDITAYGADRDDGANLPELLRRLVKIEGLRWLRLLYAYPDGVSDELIELIASEEKICNYLDIPLQHIDDQLLGAMNRRVGEAQVRELIARLRARIPELTLRTSFIVGFPGETPEQFGKLLRFVEESHFDRLGVFRYSREEGTAAATLPEQLSERVKSERYKQLMKAQARLSFRKNRALVGRVEPVLVEGVSEETELLLRGRSVRQAPDVDGQVYITAGQADIGRIVSLRITDSSEYDLIGEIVED; this comes from the coding sequence TTGAACAAACACAAAGTCAGTCTGGTCAGCCTCGGCTGCCCGAAAAATCTGGTGGATGCCGAGGTCATGCTTGGTCACCTGCCGCCGGAACGCTATGAGATCGTCACCGACGAGGCGGCTGCCGACATCATCATCGTCAACACCTGCTCATTTATTCAGGATGCGCAAGAAGAGTCCGTCGACACCATTCTCGAAGTGGCCGATTACAAAAAGACCGGTCGCTGCCGGTTGCTGGTGGTCACCGGCTGCCTGCCGCAGCGCTACCGCGACGAGTTGGACAAGGAGTTGCCCGAGGTCGATCTGTTTCTCGGCACCGGCGACGCGGCGCGTCTGGTGGGGCTGCTCGACGAGAAACTCGGTGGCGGCCATGTGCGCCAGGCGGTGGGACAACCCGATTTTCTCTACGATCACACCACGCCGCGGGTGCAGTCTTCACCCTTTTACAGTACCTACATCAAAATCGCCGATGGTTGCGCCAATCACTGCTCTTACTGCATCATCCCCAAGCTGCGCGGCACTCTGCGTTCGCGTGCCATGGATTCGGTGGTTGCCGAGGCCGAGCGCATGGTCGGGCAAGGGGTGGTTGAAATCAATCTTATCGCCCAGGACATCACCGCCTACGGCGCCGATCGCGATGACGGCGCCAATCTGCCCGAATTGCTGCGGCGTCTGGTCAAGATCGAGGGTTTGCGCTGGTTGCGTCTGCTCTATGCCTATCCCGACGGGGTCAGCGATGAGTTGATCGAGCTGATCGCCTCTGAGGAGAAAATCTGCAACTATCTCGATATTCCTCTCCAGCATATCGACGATCAGCTGCTCGGCGCCATGAACCGGCGAGTGGGCGAGGCACAGGTGCGCGAGCTTATCGCCCGGCTGCGCGCGCGCATTCCCGAACTGACCCTGCGCACCTCGTTCATTGTCGGTTTTCCCGGCGAAACCCCGGAGCAGTTTGGCAAGCTGCTGCGCTTTGTCGAGGAAAGCCATTTCGATCGCCTCGGCGTGTTTCGTTATTCGCGCGAGGAAGGCACGGCGGCCGCCACCCTGCCCGAGCAGCTCAGCGAGCGGGTCAAGAGCGAGCGGTACAAGCAGCTGATGAAGGCCCAGGCGCGTCTTTCCTTTCGTAAAAACCGCGCCCTGGTGGGGCGCGTCGAGCCGGTGCTGGTCGAGGGCGTGAGCGAGGAGACCGAGTTGCTGTTGCGCGGCCGCTCGGTACGCCAGGCCCCCGATGTCGACGGCCAGGTTTACATCACCGCCGGGCAGGCCGATATCGGCCGGATCGTTTCTCTGCGTATCACCGATTCGTCCGAGTACGATCTGATCGGCGAAATCGTCGAGGATTGA
- a CDS encoding FAD:protein FMN transferase: MPLNRPFILVLLAVAAALVFFLRGGGPPQELRQSRILLGTVVEISVWEDAEGLAREAVQAAFAEMARIEALMSPHVPDSDVARLSRAAEGLEVAPETAAVLALGLDIARRSDGAFDLTLARLKELWDLEAQNPRVPRSEELAAALEGIGPQALRLEGTRVYKAHPTLAVDLGGIAKGYAVDRAASVLEQAGIADASINAGGDLRLLGRRGERPWRIGIRHPRDAEEILTILDVSDRAVVTSGDYERFFEKDGQRYHHIFDPRTGFPSTATQSVTLVADSAMLADALATAVFVLGPRQGLEFLAAFPQAEALVVDADGQVHATAGMAELQR; encoded by the coding sequence TTGCCCCTGAATCGCCCTTTTATCCTGGTTCTGCTGGCGGTTGCGGCGGCTCTGGTGTTTTTTCTGCGTGGCGGCGGGCCGCCGCAGGAGCTGCGCCAAAGCCGCATCCTGCTGGGCACGGTGGTGGAAATCAGCGTGTGGGAGGATGCCGAGGGTTTGGCGCGCGAGGCCGTGCAGGCAGCTTTTGCGGAAATGGCGCGCATCGAGGCGCTCATGAGCCCCCATGTGCCGGACAGCGACGTGGCGCGTCTGAGCCGCGCCGCGGAAGGCCTTGAAGTGGCCCCCGAAACCGCCGCGGTCCTGGCCCTTGGCCTGGATATCGCGCGCCGCAGTGATGGGGCCTTTGATCTTACCCTGGCGCGGCTTAAGGAACTCTGGGATCTGGAAGCGCAAAACCCACGCGTTCCCCGGAGCGAGGAGCTGGCTGCGGCGCTGGAGGGTATCGGCCCGCAGGCGCTGCGCCTTGAGGGCACGCGGGTGTACAAGGCGCATCCCACGCTAGCGGTGGATCTCGGCGGCATCGCCAAGGGTTACGCCGTTGATCGCGCCGCCTCAGTGCTTGAGCAGGCTGGTATTGCTGATGCCTCCATCAATGCCGGCGGCGATCTGCGTCTGCTCGGGCGGCGTGGCGAGCGGCCCTGGCGCATCGGCATCCGCCATCCGCGAGATGCCGAGGAGATCCTCACCATTCTGGACGTCAGCGACCGGGCGGTGGTTACCTCCGGCGACTACGAGCGGTTTTTCGAGAAGGATGGGCAGCGCTACCATCATATTTTTGATCCGCGCACCGGTTTTCCGTCAACCGCCACGCAGAGCGTCACTCTGGTCGCCGACAGCGCCATGCTCGCCGATGCCTTGGCGACCGCGGTTTTTGTCCTTGGCCCGCGCCAGGGGCTGGAATTTCTTGCCGCTTTTCCCCAAGCCGAGGCACTGGTCGTGGACGCCGACGGCCAGGTACACGCCACCGCGGGCATGGCGGAGCTGCAGCGATGA